From a region of the Haloferax volcanii DS2 genome:
- a CDS encoding fructosamine kinase family protein, whose amino-acid sequence MTLDSDLVARVTDALSADAPPTATTELDGGHVGRVYRLDFDGRDPVVAKVGDTPLDVEAAMLDSLAAAGLPVPAVHHADPDLLVLDYVEGTSELTSAAERDLATHLAALHETTAPAFGFPYDTLSGPYRQPNPWTDSWIAFFRDQRLLPWTEAALGSGLPDATAERIESVAADLDDLLVEPAAPRLVHGDVWGANLRVRDARVVAFLDPACYYGHPEVELAYIDWFDAAGDAFFDAYDERRPIADGFFEHRSPVYALFPLLEHVRVFGVDYVPSVEDALDELGY is encoded by the coding sequence GTGACGCTCGATTCCGACCTCGTCGCCCGCGTGACGGACGCGCTCTCGGCGGACGCGCCGCCGACCGCGACGACCGAACTCGACGGCGGACACGTCGGCCGCGTCTACCGACTCGATTTCGACGGGCGCGACCCCGTCGTCGCGAAGGTGGGCGACACGCCGCTCGACGTGGAGGCCGCGATGCTCGACTCGCTCGCCGCGGCCGGTCTTCCGGTCCCCGCGGTCCACCACGCCGACCCCGACCTGCTCGTCCTCGACTACGTCGAGGGCACGTCCGAGTTGACCTCCGCCGCCGAGCGCGACCTCGCCACCCACCTCGCCGCGCTCCACGAGACGACCGCGCCGGCGTTCGGCTTCCCCTACGACACCCTCTCCGGGCCGTACCGACAGCCGAACCCGTGGACCGACTCGTGGATCGCGTTCTTCCGCGACCAGCGCCTCCTGCCGTGGACCGAGGCGGCGCTCGGTTCGGGACTCCCAGACGCGACGGCCGAGCGAATCGAGTCGGTCGCCGCCGACCTCGACGACCTCCTCGTCGAACCGGCGGCCCCGCGACTCGTCCACGGCGACGTGTGGGGCGCGAACCTCCGCGTCCGCGACGCCCGCGTCGTCGCCTTCCTCGACCCGGCGTGTTACTACGGCCACCCCGAGGTCGAACTGGCCTACATCGACTGGTTCGACGCCGCGGGCGACGCCTTCTTCGACGCCTACGACGAACGCCGACCCATCGCCGACGGCTTCTTCGAGCATCGCTCGCCCGTCTACGCGCTGTTTCCGCTCCTCGAACACGTCCGCGTCTTCGGGGTCGACTACGTCCCGTCGGTCGAAGACGCGCTGGACGAACTCGGCTACTGA
- a CDS encoding phospholipase D-like domain-containing protein, translated as MSRRPLTTAFAVSLAVLLAAAAVVPAPIAAAPGTANATESATAADPPVSGEPRIVAALPDPATPDDRGEFVAVAAPAGTELSLADGEGTVSFVAPGGAVAVVTDPSAASNLTDLPVVAPGLDLANGGETVTLRVVGGDGDAAGNGVVADRLSYDRSREGALLERRDGAWSWWPRTLPQRNVTTHGPANATLFVLPDSPGRPIATLRAADERILLAGYVVSSARVADELVAARERGVQVEVLVEDSPVGGFPRRSARVLDRLVDAGVSVRVVGDPHSFHHPKYAVVDDAALVMTENWKPAGTGGKKSRGWGVVARSPAVAADLAATFETDASLPETASWETYRVGRSFVRTESANGSYPSRIAPEALRVDRVAVLRAPDNAESAVVARLDAAERRIDVLQPTVEADGPFVRALKRAADRGVRVRLLLGSAWYDEEENRALAERLNEWADRTGSPLSVRLARPGDRYGAIHAKGVVADDTALVGSLNWNRHSARENREVVLALSDPAAAAYFREAFAADWRASGRGADPKPGLVAAAALAVVVGLAALRRLEFEK; from the coding sequence GTGTCTCGACGGCCCCTCACCACCGCGTTCGCCGTCTCGCTCGCCGTCCTGCTCGCGGCCGCGGCCGTCGTCCCCGCGCCGATAGCGGCCGCGCCGGGAACGGCGAACGCGACAGAATCAGCGACCGCCGCCGACCCGCCGGTATCGGGTGAACCGCGCATCGTCGCCGCGCTCCCCGACCCGGCGACGCCCGACGACCGCGGCGAGTTCGTCGCCGTCGCCGCGCCCGCGGGAACCGAACTCTCGCTGGCCGACGGCGAGGGGACCGTCTCCTTCGTCGCGCCCGGCGGGGCGGTTGCCGTCGTCACCGACCCGTCCGCGGCGTCGAACCTGACCGACCTCCCAGTGGTCGCGCCCGGTCTCGACCTCGCCAACGGCGGCGAAACGGTCACGCTCCGCGTCGTCGGTGGCGACGGCGACGCGGCCGGCAACGGCGTCGTCGCGGACCGCCTCAGCTACGACCGGAGCCGCGAGGGCGCGCTCCTCGAACGGCGGGACGGCGCGTGGTCGTGGTGGCCGCGGACGCTCCCCCAGCGGAACGTCACGACCCACGGCCCCGCGAACGCGACGCTGTTCGTGCTCCCCGACTCGCCGGGGCGTCCGATAGCGACGCTCCGGGCGGCCGACGAGCGGATTCTGCTCGCCGGCTACGTCGTCTCCTCCGCGCGCGTCGCCGACGAACTCGTCGCCGCTCGCGAGCGCGGCGTGCAGGTCGAGGTACTGGTCGAGGACAGCCCGGTCGGCGGCTTCCCGCGGCGGTCGGCGCGGGTCCTCGACCGCCTCGTCGACGCCGGCGTGTCGGTCCGCGTCGTCGGCGACCCGCACTCGTTTCACCACCCGAAGTACGCCGTCGTCGACGACGCGGCGCTCGTGATGACCGAAAACTGGAAACCCGCCGGAACGGGCGGGAAAAAGAGCCGCGGCTGGGGCGTTGTCGCGCGCTCGCCGGCCGTCGCGGCCGACCTCGCGGCCACGTTCGAAACCGATGCGAGCCTCCCAGAGACCGCTTCGTGGGAGACGTACCGCGTCGGCCGGTCGTTCGTCCGCACCGAATCGGCGAACGGCTCGTATCCGTCGCGCATCGCGCCCGAGGCGCTTCGAGTCGACCGCGTCGCCGTCCTCCGCGCGCCCGACAACGCCGAGTCCGCGGTCGTCGCCCGACTCGATGCCGCCGAGCGCCGAATCGACGTGCTACAACCGACCGTCGAGGCCGACGGCCCGTTCGTCCGCGCGCTCAAGCGCGCCGCCGACCGCGGCGTCCGCGTCCGACTCCTCCTCGGGAGCGCGTGGTACGACGAGGAGGAGAACCGCGCGCTCGCCGAGCGCCTGAACGAGTGGGCCGACCGCACCGGCAGTCCGCTCTCGGTCCGCCTCGCGCGCCCCGGCGACCGGTACGGCGCGATTCACGCGAAGGGCGTCGTCGCCGACGACACCGCGCTCGTCGGCAGTCTCAACTGGAACCGGCACTCGGCCCGCGAGAACCGCGAAGTCGTCCTCGCGCTGTCGGACCCGGCCGCCGCGGCGTACTTCCGCGAGGCGTTCGCGGCCGACTGGCGAGCCAGCGGGCGCGGAGCGGATCCGAAGCCCGGACTCGTCGCCGCGGCGGCCCTCGCGGTCGTCGTTGGACTCGCGGCGCTCAGACGACTGGAGTTCGAAAAATGA
- a CDS encoding Mov34/MPN/PAD-1 family protein codes for MRLFRSREVVGIAADALDFALEASAETHPNEYMGLLRGEEARRVGVDRDGYVVTDVLIIPGTVSDPYSATVRNDLVPNDFHAVGSIHSHPNGVLRPSDADLDTFGSGRVHIIIGSPYGPDDWEAFDQSGEVRDLDVLDADLSDPESFFDFTQDDIDAELDR; via the coding sequence ATGCGACTCTTCCGGTCGCGGGAGGTCGTCGGCATCGCGGCCGACGCCCTCGACTTCGCGCTCGAAGCCTCTGCGGAGACGCATCCGAACGAGTACATGGGACTCCTCCGCGGCGAGGAGGCCCGACGGGTCGGCGTCGACCGCGACGGCTACGTCGTGACGGACGTGCTCATCATCCCGGGGACGGTCTCGGACCCGTACAGCGCGACCGTCAGGAACGACCTCGTGCCGAACGACTTCCACGCCGTCGGGTCGATTCACTCGCACCCGAACGGCGTCCTCCGCCCGAGCGACGCCGACCTCGACACGTTCGGGAGCGGCCGAGTCCACATCATCATCGGCTCGCCGTACGGCCCCGACGACTGGGAGGCGTTCGACCAGTCCGGCGAGGTCCGCGACCTCGACGTGCTCGACGCAGACCTCTCCGACCCCGAATCGTTCTTCGACTTCACGCAGGACGACATCGACGCGGAGTTGGACCGATGA
- a CDS encoding DHH family phosphoesterase, with the protein MSDEHAGDSGDDSGPNSDARPIVYDLAPNCTADDVETDAYYHAVVNGVVEYGIFVDVSDSVSGLIHESNLSADYEVGDRLVVRLESVRDNGDIAFAEDTPDDYRTLTVDHEPTITPISSLSVGESVTVEGVVTQIKQTGGPTVFRIADDSGIVAAAAFEEAGVRAFPGVDLDDVVRMAGTVEDHEGTRQLEVDGLTVLDDEAAADARQRIDAALDERAEPEPVEPLVEWSAFEKLRDDLEDVARLLRRTVLEGRPIRVRHHADGDGMCASVPVQLALERLITEVHDDPDAPRHLFKRLPSKAPFYEMEDVTRDLNFALEGRARHGQRLPFLLMLDNGSTEEDVPAYENLAHYDVPIAVVDHHHPDPEAVDPLLDAHVNPYLHDEDYRITTGMMCVELARMIHPDVTDELRHVPAVAGLSDRSKAEVMDNYIALAEDEGYDREQLLDVGEALDYAAHWLRYNDGASIVNDVLNVGCDDEERHRELVEFLSTRAERDVDRQLEAAEPHLEHERLDSGANLYRIDLDKWAHRFTYPAPGKTTGKLHDRKVQETGEPVITIGYGPDFAVLRSDGVRLDIPRMVAELNEEVVGGGVSGGGHLVVGSIKFVSGMREEVIDSLVEKMAEADIDEELSTTA; encoded by the coding sequence ATGAGCGACGAGCACGCCGGGGATTCCGGCGACGACTCGGGTCCGAATTCGGACGCACGACCTATCGTCTATGATCTCGCACCGAACTGTACCGCCGACGACGTCGAGACCGACGCGTACTACCACGCCGTCGTCAACGGCGTCGTGGAGTACGGCATCTTCGTCGACGTCTCCGACTCCGTCTCCGGACTCATCCACGAGTCCAACCTCTCGGCCGACTACGAGGTCGGGGACCGACTGGTCGTCCGCCTCGAATCCGTCCGCGACAACGGCGACATCGCGTTCGCCGAGGACACGCCCGACGACTACCGCACCCTGACCGTCGACCACGAGCCGACCATCACGCCTATCTCCAGTCTCTCGGTCGGCGAGTCGGTCACGGTCGAAGGCGTCGTCACGCAGATTAAGCAGACCGGCGGCCCGACCGTCTTCCGCATCGCCGACGACTCCGGCATCGTCGCCGCCGCCGCCTTCGAGGAGGCCGGCGTCCGCGCGTTCCCCGGTGTCGACCTCGACGACGTGGTCCGCATGGCCGGCACCGTCGAAGACCACGAGGGCACCCGACAGCTCGAAGTCGACGGCCTCACCGTCCTCGACGACGAGGCCGCCGCCGACGCCCGCCAGCGCATCGACGCCGCGCTCGACGAGCGCGCCGAGCCGGAACCGGTCGAACCGCTCGTGGAGTGGTCGGCGTTCGAGAAGCTCCGCGACGACCTCGAAGACGTGGCGCGCCTGCTCCGCCGGACGGTCCTCGAAGGCCGCCCGATTCGCGTCCGCCACCACGCCGACGGCGACGGCATGTGCGCGTCCGTCCCGGTCCAACTGGCCCTCGAACGGCTCATCACCGAGGTCCACGACGACCCCGACGCGCCGCGACACCTGTTCAAGCGCCTGCCGAGCAAGGCCCCGTTCTACGAGATGGAGGACGTGACCCGCGACCTGAACTTCGCGCTCGAAGGTCGCGCCCGCCACGGCCAGCGGCTTCCCTTCCTGCTCATGCTCGACAACGGGTCGACCGAGGAGGACGTGCCCGCCTACGAGAACCTCGCGCACTACGACGTGCCCATCGCGGTCGTCGACCACCACCACCCCGACCCCGAGGCGGTCGACCCCCTCCTCGACGCGCACGTCAACCCGTACCTCCACGACGAGGACTACCGCATCACGACCGGCATGATGTGCGTCGAACTCGCGCGGATGATTCACCCCGACGTGACCGACGAACTGCGTCACGTCCCCGCCGTCGCCGGGCTGTCCGACCGCTCGAAGGCGGAGGTCATGGACAACTACATCGCGCTCGCCGAAGACGAGGGCTACGACCGCGAACAGCTCCTCGACGTGGGCGAGGCGCTCGACTACGCCGCCCACTGGCTGCGCTACAACGACGGCGCGTCTATCGTCAACGACGTGCTCAACGTCGGCTGTGACGACGAGGAGCGCCACCGCGAACTCGTCGAGTTCCTCTCGACGCGCGCCGAGCGCGACGTGGACCGACAGCTCGAAGCCGCGGAGCCGCACCTCGAACACGAGCGCCTCGACAGCGGGGCCAACCTCTACCGCATCGACCTCGACAAGTGGGCCCACCGCTTTACCTACCCCGCGCCGGGCAAGACCACGGGCAAGCTCCACGACCGCAAGGTCCAGGAGACGGGCGAGCCGGTCATCACCATCGGCTACGGTCCCGACTTCGCCGTCCTCCGCTCCGACGGCGTCCGCCTCGACATCCCGCGGATGGTCGCCGAACTGAACGAGGAAGTCGTCGGCGGCGGCGTCTCCGGCGGCGGCCACCTCGTCGTCGGCTCCATCAAGTTCGTCAGCGGCATGCGCGAGGAGGTCATCGACAGCCTCGTCGAGAAGATGGCCGAAGCCGACATCGACGAAGAGCTGTCGACGACGGCGTAA
- a CDS encoding adenylyltransferase/cytidyltransferase family protein: MRRVIAQGTFDILHPGHVHYLSDAASLGDELHVIIARGENVTHKPKPILDGRQRRDMVAALDVVDEAHLGHVEDIFVPIEEIDPDVIVLGYDQHHDEDGIKAALDARGIDCEVTRATPRELRHDDELLSTGRIIDRIVERRC; this comes from the coding sequence ATGAGACGGGTCATCGCGCAGGGCACCTTCGACATCCTCCACCCCGGCCACGTCCACTACCTCTCGGACGCCGCGTCGCTCGGCGACGAACTCCACGTCATCATCGCCCGCGGCGAGAACGTGACGCACAAGCCGAAACCGATACTCGACGGCCGCCAGCGCCGCGACATGGTCGCCGCGCTCGACGTGGTCGACGAGGCGCATCTCGGCCACGTCGAGGACATCTTCGTCCCCATCGAGGAAATCGACCCCGATGTTATCGTCCTCGGCTACGACCAACACCACGACGAGGACGGAATCAAAGCCGCCCTCGACGCCCGCGGCATCGACTGCGAGGTCACGCGCGCGACGCCCCGGGAGCTCCGCCACGACGACGAACTGCTCTCGACGGGTCGCATCATCGACCGCATCGTCGAGCGACGCTGTTGA
- a CDS encoding HEAT repeat domain-containing protein: MSDGDDDTTELSPESFDERLTEAEEALDAAETEADLDEVEATLDDIEADVEAADLPEPDDEDEDDPAEELESRLSDLRDDLESQRGPYADDAVETLEEAKSTITDTRWTEQGDGEIVAAVETFADEFNGVLDASVSVDGDDEDALTAAIDDAVSAIEAADLDADDDAETIADLIEVTDGLADGLDDAQEWDDLETREKLQVQGFYDVLGHYKDFPPELSALKEHEKRGNVEMIALAFESFQSDFMQEYCIEAFTRMNDDRAYETIEGQAKRRDKGVIKAIGKMAAEEGVEMLVDYVDTDSDPALQKVVFKALGEIGSEEATQPIANKLVTENDNVRSAAARALGLIGDTRAVEPLSDVVADDDEDAVRASAAWALRQIGTNDALEVAAGYADDRSFLVQREAELAAEFLGDDVEAEATV, encoded by the coding sequence ATGAGTGACGGGGACGACGATACGACAGAACTCTCGCCCGAGAGCTTCGACGAGCGCCTGACCGAGGCCGAGGAGGCTCTCGACGCGGCCGAGACCGAAGCCGACCTCGACGAGGTCGAGGCCACGCTCGACGACATCGAGGCCGACGTGGAGGCCGCGGACCTGCCCGAACCGGACGACGAAGACGAAGACGACCCCGCCGAGGAGCTCGAATCGCGCCTGTCCGACCTGCGCGACGACCTCGAATCCCAGCGCGGTCCCTACGCCGACGACGCCGTCGAGACGCTCGAAGAAGCGAAGTCCACGATTACGGACACTCGGTGGACCGAGCAGGGCGACGGCGAAATCGTCGCCGCGGTCGAGACGTTCGCCGACGAGTTCAACGGCGTGCTCGACGCGAGCGTCTCGGTCGACGGTGACGACGAAGACGCGCTCACCGCCGCCATCGACGACGCCGTCTCGGCCATCGAAGCGGCCGACCTTGACGCCGACGACGACGCAGAGACCATCGCGGACCTCATCGAAGTCACCGACGGCCTCGCGGACGGTCTCGACGACGCCCAGGAGTGGGACGACCTCGAGACCCGCGAGAAGCTCCAAGTGCAGGGCTTCTACGACGTGCTCGGCCACTACAAGGACTTCCCGCCGGAGCTGTCGGCGCTGAAGGAACACGAAAAGCGCGGCAACGTCGAGATGATTGCGCTCGCGTTCGAGAGCTTCCAGTCCGACTTCATGCAGGAGTACTGCATCGAGGCGTTCACGCGGATGAACGACGACCGCGCCTACGAGACCATCGAGGGGCAGGCCAAGCGCCGCGACAAGGGCGTCATCAAGGCCATCGGGAAGATGGCCGCCGAGGAGGGCGTCGAGATGCTCGTCGACTACGTCGACACCGACAGCGACCCCGCGCTCCAGAAGGTCGTGTTCAAGGCGCTCGGCGAAATCGGCTCCGAAGAGGCGACCCAACCCATCGCGAACAAGCTCGTCACCGAAAACGACAACGTCCGCTCGGCCGCCGCGCGCGCGCTCGGTCTCATCGGCGACACCCGCGCCGTCGAGCCGCTGTCGGACGTCGTCGCCGACGACGACGAGGACGCCGTCCGCGCCAGCGCCGCGTGGGCGCTCCGACAGATTGGCACGAACGACGCGCTCGAAGTGGCCGCCGGCTACGCCGACGACCGCTCGTTCCTCGTCCAGCGCGAAGCCGAACTCGCCGCCGAGTTCCTCGGCGACGACGTCGAAGCCGAAGCGACCGTCTGA